GTAACTGATTGGCAACGATTGGGCCTGTattaacagcatttcagaattAGCAGCAAAGGTTTGCCTGCATGGATAGTAACATTTTAGGGGAGCTTTTGTGAATTGGCGAGAATTGTAGCGGTATATAGCGTAACTTCAACAGCTGAGTAGGACaacttttatttaatatttagtgcatatgcggagaagagcgagttTTATTAAAGACAAAGCCACAAACAGTCCACGCGCACAGAGCCAACACGTGAAGTACGGACATACATAATCCAACAACACGAACACGCgggacagggtaaccatgacaacaaggGCGCTAGGCGGGGCCACGCGTGGACGTACTAACCTTTAAAGTCCACTTGTCTTCTCGTTTCCAGAAAATGAGAGATTTAgagtgtttgtttacatatttcaaGCCCctttccaccaccaccattaatATGCTTGTTATCTATTGTTGGGAGTGTCTGGTAAATTCAGATCTCGGTAAGAGATGTCGCATCCCTTCGTGCGTGTTCCTAATGCTCCCAATCTGGCATTATAACCCGACTCGACTTTCacttcatttctttttattataattaatttctTGTTATCATTAATCATCATTATCAGCAGcagcaaatgtatttatttattttactactCTTAAAGCTGCTGTTATTAATACCCCTTGGTGTGCTTATTATACAGATGTTCACCTGTGTTCACCTTCTCTAAATCCAGTTTACGTCCATCGACAATCTGTAACCTGATAGAGCAGAACGTTTAAGATATTCGACTGTtggtgtaaaacattttttactataatattttttactataatactactatAATTAGATTTACTATAAAGAATCGACACgtgaaaaccaaaaaacaaataacacgAACTGAGCGTTTTTATACGCTCTCCAACAGCACCCCCGCTGGATTGAAACAGCAACTTTCATGACCACAAACACGCCGATTTTCCCCAGAGGCTGAAGGTCTAGGAGCCGAGGAATACAAGCATCGCATTTTAAATTCTTAAATTAGGGGAAAACTGACAGATGAATCAGAAGTCAGCAAATGTCATGAAACTGCCAAACCTGCTCTGAAACTTTATTGACAAGTATAGTGATTTAATAGTtgcacaaaaacagatttttacagtattatgacaaagtgaaacaaaaatcCTATAAgtattaacaaatgaaaatcaTGCAATAGttcaaataactttttttaaacttacatTCTTCATAAAATGCTCACATTAATGTTACCCAAGCTTGTGTAACGGTGCGTAGTGTCACATGCATGGACAGAGAACCTTATTCCTGGAAGCCTTACACCATACAGGTTCACATTTCCACCATGAGAACACCTTATTCAGCTCATGAAGTCTCCAGAATTACAAACGTTTCaccaagaagaaaaaacaactaaacagcAAATTCTCTAAGAATTAGAAAAAAGGGCAATCTTGCtatttaatgaaacaaactgATAAAGTCATGTACGAAGAACCAAAAATATTCTCTTATCTTTAAAAATACCTTGAACGGAAACGCTCACATTGGAGGGGTTACATACTGCAGCATATGAAAAAGGTCTAACGGAAGCCTTTTAGGTCCAACAGGGTCACTCAACGTCTCAACATGATGCCAACTCGGCCTCCATACCCACCCGCACGAGGGTCCCAAGGTGAGGAAATACCTTTGATCAACTTTAGTAAAGCCTGTTATATTTTCACAGCCACCTAACAGTAAATACATacaaaaggtttgtgtgtgtgtgtgtgtgtgtgtatattatatatgtatgtatatatgtgtgtgtgtatgcgcgcgcgcatgcatgcatgcatatgtatatatacacacacacacatacacacacacacacacacacacgcacacaaaacatacaatacaGAACCTCTAGCAAATGCACTTGGGGGGAATCATTGCATACATGCCCAAAAAAGTCCAAAGGAGCATCAGTGTCCTAGAAactaacacactcactcctTTTAGACTCTAGAAGAGGCCAGTAGTGTCTGAACCATCATTCTGTGCTTATGTTACTAACGtagacaaagaagaaaaaggcaCTAGATGAACAGTTCAGCTTACTAGATGTAACTGgtccagaaaacaaacaaacaaacaaacagcaaacaaaaagtgAGTGGGTTTTTCCCACCATGGTCCTCACGATGGCATGAGAGATTTGCACAGAGAGCTTCGCTTGGTCCTGTTAGGAAGATCTGGATGCTGTGATGCATTTGACAAGCCAGTCTTCGTCGGCTCCCCCTGTCCAATCTCAGCCTCACGGACGGCAGAACACAACACGGCTCGGCTGGCTGGCTGTGCGACAATGCGATTCTCCTGACCTTCTTCTGGTTTTTCTGCCTGGCTCAAGCACGATGACTCACACTATGTGCAAAGCAGCACGGACTAGTTCACCACTGCACCACGTAAGAGACACCAGTgtaaaaacaaccccacacatgtGGTGTAGGGCCGTTCCACTCcgtcgtgcgtgcgtgtgaacGCCACAACCTCCTACTGCCGCTGCTGCACAGAGGTGGAGTCCAAGTCCTTTGGACAAAGGAGACAATTTTATCTGGGACATCTTGAGAATGCGCAGACGTCCTTTAAGCCGCACAAGTAAGAGGCGTCCAAGGAGTCGGcaaaccaccaccacaaagGAAACATTCCATTTCATCTGCCTCACCATGACGTGTAAAGTGTGCTTGGAAGGAGTGTACACGTCTACTCCCTGCACAGGACACAAACCTTCAACTACCAAGGTCAAACTGAGGCAACCTTCATACTGCAGGTCCTACAACATGGCTGCGTACGCACACGGAAGCTTGTGTGAGCGCTGACCTGGTTCCCACACAGCTGCAGTAATACTGACTGGTGTGCAGGTCTCAGACAACACACACGTCTCCGCAGAAAGCAGGTGTTTCGAGGCCAGTGCAGACTGGCTGGCTGGATAGAGTACTAACATATCCCAGTACGGTATAACTCACTCAAACTGCACTGCTATTGGCTCTGGTCCAAAAGAACGGGTGGAGCGGAtggtcttttatttttactccGGACGGATAATATTGCACGTTGGTGGGGTCCAGCTGGAGTAAAACTCTCACCTGGCCACTGATGTGTCCGAgcactctgtcattctctccctctccctcccccctccctctctctcatgcccaGCGGCCGCTGGACACAAAGCTACGACTGAAGGAGAAGCTGACGTCGGAGCTCTTGTGTTTCCCCCATGCTCCGAATGGCACCACGAGCACGGTGCTGTTGTCCTCGGCGCCGTACTGCAACGCCTGCCGGTCAGACACAGGAAGATCCGTCACCCACGTAAACCAACACTCCAGAATCTCAACAGTCAGAGGGAGATGCTCACTGGATTTGATTAAAACATGAGGTATGTCAGCTTGAACAGTAACGTTCATGTCCAAAAATAACCGCTGACACTCTTGAGAATGAAATTATGATGTCTGGGACGCACTGCCCTGAACTGTGACCCATGACCCCTGACCGGGGGGGCACGTACCTGCTCAGAGATGCGCTGTGCGGCCTCTCTGGGGTCGTTGCACTGGTTGATGACATCACAGATCTCTTGGCTGTTCATGATGAAGTTGATGCCGTCGGTGGTGAGGGCGAGGAAAGAGTCGTGAACGTGATGCAGCTGGCAGAGTTAGAGAATCACGTTACGTCAACATCCAAACATTCATCCCAAGCAAATTTTTGCAGCACACCAGGGAAAGTGGGAGAGCTTCACCGAAATGCGCCTGGTCTCTGGTTCTGCGATGACCCCTGCGTTTTTAAGGTCAAAGTCGCCGATGCTGCGGGTCATGGCGAGGCGCCCGTTGACGTGAGGCTGACCCAGGCTGTTCCACGACACGAAGCCGCCACTGTTACGAATCCTTTCACGGACAGgcgggcagacagacagacagacagacagacattagTAGACACACAGAAAAAGGGTACAGGACTTGTTGCAGCTGACTTAAGGCTACCCACATAACCAAATCATGTTACTACAATTTATAAAATTCATCTTCAATATGTAATACATGTTTATTATTGGATCTTATACATCTTAAATCTGGTACCCATCTCATACCTACAAAAGAGTTTCTGTCATGAGGAGGAAATATGATATTCACTGAAGCTGGGCCAAGAACAGGCTCATTGGCTAGAACATGGCCTCTCCAAACGCCTTTGAAATCtgacacacctgacacacagcacaagctTGGCAGAACCTTCTGGAAAAAACGTCAATCAATGCTTGGTTCTCTGAGGACTAGACCGCAAACCTCTGCTTGAGACAACAGAACACTTTCCTCTAGTGGGCTGAGGGCACCCTGTGTCATCCggaccaccagggggcgctcAAAGATGCAGctcacctctctttctcatcctttCTCTCGGGCGTGTGGTCCACGGTGAGTTTAAGGGCTTTGTTCTTCCGGCAGAGCATGGCACGGCTGTCGCCCACGCTGGCCACCACTAGTTCGATGCCATCTCTCAGCAGGGCCACTGTGGCAGTAGTACCTGAGCTCAGCACTGAGGCTGCAATGTATCAGAGACAagacacacaccttacacaggaccccagcactgcacacacatgggCTCATAACGGAAACGGAGCCATGCACGTACCGACTGCTACCACATTACACATTCTCACTCCccgtctccctctcacacacacacacacacacacacacacacacacacacaaacacaaatacagtatatCCCTCTAAGATTCTATGTACAGGCAGAGCCGCGATCATTTTAAACACAGGCTATATGCACACTTTCCTTTGCACACattctaacacaaacacaccaacacacgctTGCACCCACATCCGtgaacacgcgcacacacacacgcaaactgcccccccccacaccgaGGGAGAagtacagaaagagagggagggtcaAGGAATGTTGtcaaaagaaacaataaaacaggAGAATCAAGAGAATAAACAAGCATGCAGCATATCTGTGGGTACGGGGAGGCCATGAAGGTGGGCATGCTGGGGAGGGGGTAATATCAGTGGCTCAAAGGTCCCACGGAGCCCAGCGAGACAAACCCACCCAGGCTAACAGTGCACAGCTGCACGGGGAAGCCCCTGTCCAGGCCGCCACTCACTCCACGTTCTGTctgacttgtttgtttgtttgtctttccaCGCCACTTTTACAAGTTTCTTTCAGCTTGTGCACACTGCAGGCTCGCTTGCTGTTTTCATAACAAATATTATACAGGAAAACTATCACAGGTGAGCCAGATGACAGCAGGAAGCTTCACGTAACATGCTAACGTACTTTTCTGGGGACAGCAAATGATCTAATTTAACGTCAGAAAGATCCTTTACTTTGGTTTAGTAACGACCAGTACCACAACAAGGAACTCTTTAAGAAAAGGACATTAAAAGAATGCAAAAACATACCAGAGTTCCTTATGCCCCATATATGTGTCACCTTTGGCTATAAACAATTATGtccttttattctgttttgaCCAAACATTTGGTACGCCACACAGACGAGAAACCTTGAACTCAGCGTTCTGCTAAGCGACCTGGTGATTTTCAATAGTGTATGTGTGGAGGAACAGAAGGCAGCtagataaagagagagtgaaactgaaaagaaagggagagaaagttGAGGAACCTTCCAGAAGTCCACGCAGGGACCCGCTGGACCAATCTAGCCCCCTCGCCTTCCAAAAAGGTAGCGCAGAACTGCCGCTTTTATGGGGTCTTAGCTGGGTCCGCAGCTGTCATAgataacacgcacacacacacagggcaagaTTGTACATTGCACACACCAGAGCCCATGACTGCAAAAACAGGCTGAAATGGTGGGTCTCTGTTCTAGCAGTGTCTGGGTCTGTGTAGAGCTAACTCACTTTTATAACCTCTAGCTAAGTGGAGAATGAATACAACAATACTCTCTAATTCCCAGAATCGTCTTTCATCTTGGAAATACTCCACTCTGTATGTTTCCATTGCTGAATAAGCGAATAAAAAGCTACAGTCAAAGAAAATTGTGTGAACCCAAATACAGAACTCAAAATGGCTTTTTATTACctggatttctgcatgaatgactTCTAAAGATGTGATCTGATCTTCATTCAATTCTTAATAATGATATTAAAAACAGCcttatttaataaacatcacacacacaacactttacATCACAATTTAAATAACTAGTTTGAACAATCTGGGTCATTAATTAATACCTTGGACTATGACATTTTGAGAAGAAAGTAATTGAACTTTCCAAAAACTGCTGATGTGGGTCTGACATGTGTCTGCatatttagtaaaaataatGGTGGGTTAAAAGGTAAACACAGGTGCGCCGGGTCTGTCTTTCCTCAGACCTGATGCTCCTCTCTCTACAAGTCGCTTCGGTGTAAGAACATGCCACAGAACCTTCAAACAGGTGAGAATGTGATAGCTAGGTATCAGCAGACATCTCCTGGAGGTCTGTGTTTATGAAGAAAACCACTGAACATGACTGGGGCTGATGGGAGGTCACTGCTCTccagaaatacaaaaatgagtaaataaacaGCAGGAATATTGAATACCTGCATGTCCCAAGGCACAACTagaataattcataattcatgtaCATAACTGTAGAAAATACTGAGGGACCATTGAAATCCAATGGCAGCTGAGTTTGATCCAAAACTCAAAAAGGGGACGGTTAAATCGGCCAGACAAACACATCAGCAGCGAGGCTGAACCATGGCCAGAACAGAATGGACCTAAACTCCACTGGAATGCTGTGGTGTGACCTCAAGCAGACTTTTAAAGTAagatatcctcacacacacacacacacacacacacacacacacacacacacacacacacacgctgagacAGTTCTGTATGACTGCTTGTTTAAACCATTAAATAAAAGATACAGCactatgaaatgtgtgtgtactgcttCCCAAAttagtctttatttttaagactTAAAAGCAGATATCATTTTAGGagccattcatgcagaaatccagAGCTTGCAAATTTTCTCAAAACTGCCACTGAATCAGACCGTTTTACTACTACTTAGAAATAAAATTGGAGAAAAGGTGTAGTATGAACCTAACTGAAACCAAACATAAATTTACATTGtacacatttggcagacacacTTATCCAGACTTACAATTTCAAGCATGTTACAGAGGAAGGCCAATGCaatgttaggagtcttgcccaaggactcttactaGTATAGCCAAGAACACATGCCTAGGTAGGGTTTCAATCCAGTCCCCCATGGGAGAGGCAGCACTATCACCTACTACACCGTTAACACTCAGTAATGATTTTATTTAGGCAATTTTCTCATTTAACTACTTGTTTAATACCCAAACAGGATTTGGGTTCACAGAATTTGTCTTGGCATTGTAGACGAGTAGTTTATAGTTTGTCTACATGACAGAGAACTATGGCACACTGAAGTATATATTTACAGGAAAGTGTTAGACTGAAGACCTAAAGTGGATACCTTATAACAAATGAACCACACCAACCTCTCACGCTGACAACTGCCAGTGTGATTCAAGCTTACTTTTCCCACCCGGACTGATGTGCACAGTGAGGACACCTACCATCTGCAACGAAGTGAAGGTGTCTCGCTAAGGCTTTGTCCACGCTGAGAAACGCTTTGGTCAGTACTAGTTCCAAGTTTTCCCCCTCTGTCAGGAGGTCCCTGATAGGAGTTGATGAGATTCAGTTCCACGAAGCCAAGGCAAGCATACATCAGTAGGACCTTTCTTATTGCATTTGTACGTTATTATACATCCATTCAAAAACATGCATTAAAGAAAGATTAAAATACTAAGAGAACTTCAGCACGAACAGGATGAACATTCATCACTTACTTGATATGCCCTTCCATGTACTTGTGGCAAAAGTCGGCAGCCTCCGCTCCCCCGTGCCCGTCATAAACAGCGAAGTAGAGGATGTTGTCCGTCAGCTGGGACAGCTGGTAGCGGTCCTCGTTCTCCTTGCGCTGGCCGATGTGCGAGACGCATCCCACCCGGGACAGGCTGACTTTGGGGATCGGTTTGCCGTAGCGGATGCTCGGAGGAAGGAGTATGGGCTCGTCAATGCGGTTGTCCCAGATGCCGAAGGAGTCCCACGTGGTGGGCCGGCCGCTGCTGTCTGGGTCGAAGCGGGAGTTGCTATGGCGAGCGCCCGACGGGCTGTGGACGGACCTCCACGGCTCCTCCGGAGGCGCGCGCGCGGACTTCCGCGCGACCCTGTGGCAGACGCGCGAGCCGCCGTGCGCGATCAGGCGCGCGAGGAGGGCCGCGGACATGGCGCTGGCGCTGCGTGGGCGCGCGCCTACAGCGCCTGCTCCGCAACAGCCCAACAGGTCAAGTGAAGCTCAGCGGTCGCAGCAGGTCAGGACACTACGGAAAAAGAGGAAATAAGTCAACGAACGGGTCGCTCTGTTCGCAGATCAACGCTTTTGGTGGCAACGACGGATGGTAAAACAGCGGTCAGAGCGTTTTGATCTGAGGCTAACGCTTATTGTCGACTTAAATGGGTCACTGATCCTACCGTAACAAACGCCAAAACGTACATTCAGTGTCGACAGTAAACGCGACTTTGAGGACTCGGTACAGCGGGAACAACGCCGCCCCGCCACAGCAGGACGTCCAGAGCTGGACACTCACCCAGCGCCGCCCTGACGGAGGTCATCGCACGGACCCGCTCCGTCTAAACGCCGCGCGCAACACTGTAACGGCGAAGGGATGCGCGGACCACGACGTCACAATCGAAACGCATACAAACACGCCTCAATACCCACGAGACACGGGAAGTGTTGGCGAGCTCACGTGTATGACGCAATACTCCGGCGAGCCTCTCTTACGTTCTTGAAAACGCCTGACTAAGGTCGTTTAGCCGTTAGGGTTCACGCACGAACCCTGATTGCCGGTGCACGGTGGCCGTCGGGCGGGCTGCGCTTGGCACGCTGGCGCAGATCACGCAGATTCATGTCGGTGTTCGGGGGAATTTCCGTCAACGCCTCCTGCAATGGCTGAGGTCCTTCATCTGAGGCTCGCAGAAACCGCGCTGAACTTCCCCCGCAAGGTGCGCGACACACACCGTGGCTCGTGAACTATTCGTGAAGCACGAGCTGTTTACAACGCGCCGCGCACTCACCTTCCCGTTACAAACGACGGCGGCCGTTTATTTTCAGTCCGACGGCGCACAGACGTCGCGGTGTCGGACGCTTCCCACACAAGCCACACCCACGGAGGATTACTCGCCAATCACATCATCAGAAACATTCAGGCCAGCCAATTATATTCCGTCCTTAGCTGCAAGCGTTTCAATGGGCTTCTAGGCGGATTACCAGCGATGGTCAGGCGTTGCATCCGTTTAATTACCGAATTTAGATGCACTTTGATCCCCGCTAACGGAGGTGCATCCACCCGCATAGCCACGGAGTCAGCCCCAGTCTAGCTTCAATCAGTAGCGCAGCACGTAGTTTTAAACcagcgccccctagtgttgcTTTGGCAGGACAGGAGAAATGTCTGGTGACTCCTCGTAGGAACAGCGTCCAGTCAtggttattacatttaattcaggtttttttATGGCCATTAGTATGTCGGTATATATGCAGGTATATGCAGAATATTGCATTTGGTATGTAAAGCTATTTCGGTAAATTGCCTTTTCCCCATTTATGTTAGAGGAAAAGACCTACTATATTGAGAGCTATTTAGTTTTGAAGAACCTCTAATTAAAGAGATGCAATATTATTAACATCTTAATAATAAATTCACCCCCGAAACTGTCGacttcctctttgtgtgtgtgagtgtttgtgtgtgtgtgagtgtgtgagtgtgttggtggggggggaTACTCCAGAGCCACCAGATAAACATGAgataactatttttaaaaaaaaattcctttctttttctaatTTTGCGAGTTGAGCCAGAAACCAACATATGTTCTGACTAACGGGTAATGGTCTTAGACCTGCTAGATAAATGATTCCCGTAGTTCACTGCTGAGTTACACATGCATGAGAAATGCCAGGGACTTCATGTTGACCATTTCATGTTAGCTGTGCCTCTAATTCCGAAGCACAAAGTGGACAAATATTTTGCAACAGATTAGCGTGTAAGATAACACGcctctcttcatctttctcaGCAGTAAGACACAGAAAGCCACTAAATTCTATGGACTTCTTATGGAAATTCCCAAGTGTGTCAATGAGGGCGGCCACTTTAATAACCCTAAAAGGAAGACATCTGTCTTCAGGAAGACTAACTCACCATCTTGGCACCTACTTGCAGTATTTAAGTAGCCTATTTCATGGAATTAATCTTGGAAAGGAAAGTTTGTGCTGACCACTGCAATCGTTTTTCTTTGTGGTATTTTCATATCGTTGCAAACATCCTAGCAGACTAGCATTTCGAAGTCGGACTTTCTGAGATGAGGTACAGTGCGATCTGGGGCCACACCGCAAGGGGGCAGCATGGAGACcctttaattgtttttattattatttcttatttacGCGGATCTGCTATACAAGGTTTCTGCTTTGAGGTGTATGGGACCCAGTGACGCACTAATACTGGCAAGTGGAAAGCAAATCCCAGTTCACTCCAGAAACATGACAAACAGGTGTCCGTCCAGACAGCGAGCGGGCACTGTCCGGCCTAAAAGAGGGCGTCTGGCCACTGGCCACTCTATTCTCAGATGTCATACTGTTGATGCTTACGcggaaagcaaaataaaagtaaataagtaCATCAAACAAAACGCTTAGAAGTGTCCGTTATCAtgtcttattaaaaaaaaaaagttaatatgaAATTCCAACCCTtgtttgagttagggttagatttgaataaacaaatactTTAAATGATCCTAACATTTAACAGAGTGTCTGTcgctttttttgtttggttggtttgtttgtttttgtagccTAAATAAACCCTGTTCACATGATCTGAATACCGTTAGCATGCTCAAGTTTCGGCAAGCGGTGTCACTGAGGCTCCGGCAGCTCCCTGGCTTAAAGAAAGCCAAGTGTCACTGCTTCTTGATAAAGGATGTCGTGTGCAGCTTACAGTGACTTGAGGTTGTTTCACCTTTTGCCCTCACGTTATAGGTCACTAGAAGAGGCCTTTAACTTCAGACGCGTGTGAGAATGGAGACATTTCCATAGCCTGAGGTCTGTGTTGGATGTGGTGTTTGACTTGCTTTGGTAAAATACCTCTCATAAGTATTAATGTAAAATACCTCTCATAAGAATTAATGTAAAATACCTCTTACAAGTATTAATGTAAAATAGCTCATAAGTATTAATGTAAAATACTTCTCTTATAGGAATTAATGTAAAATACCTCTCATAAGTATTAATGAAAGATACCTCTCATAAGTATTAATGTAAAATACCTCTCTTATAAGTATTAATGTAAGATACCTCTCATAAGTATTAATGTAAAATACTTCTCTTATAAGAATTAATGTAAAATACCTCTTATAAGTATTAATGTAAAATACCTCTCATAAGTATTAATGTAAAATACCTCTCTTAtaagtattaatagtagtagggAGAACATGAAGTTTAATAGATCTTTTGACTACACAGTTCTCAGGCTCATTCAGAGATGATAAAGTCTACACTGTGCATTTATATAATTCTAGCTCTTAAAGAATTGCTCTTGTTTAAGTTATGATTAAGCTACTAAATAAAGCCTTACAAAATGTTCCTAGAACCAAGTTTATTGTTACAACCACTAAGAATCATAAAAGTAAACTCTTCTCTGATTCAGTGAGATCAAAGTCATACCCAGAGCGAGTACTGTGTGTaacagtactgtgtgtagtaCACATagtactgctctctctctctctctctctctctctctctctctctctctctctctctctctctctctctctctctctctctctctctctctctctctctctctctctctctctctctcacctccttcACCCAGGCCAGTAGCCTCTGGAGAGAGTCCTGGTGCTTGTGTTCCCATCGTGTAACCAGAAATCCTTCCATACTGTAGCAGTACTGTGTGTGGCAGTACTGTGTATAGTTATACTGTGTGTAGCAGTACTTTGTGTAGCTATACTGTGTGTAGATGTACTGTATGTAGCTGTACTGTGTGTAGCAGAAGTGTATGCAGCTATACTGTGTGTAGCAGTACTGTGTGTAGCTGTACTGTATGCAGCTATACTGTGTgtagctgtactgtgtgtggcaATCCTGTGTGGCAATACTGTATGTAGCTGTACTATGTGTAGCTGTACTGTGTGTAGCTGTACTGTATGCAGCTATACTGTGTgcagctgtactgtgtgtggcaATCCTGTGTAGCTATACTGTGTGTAGCAGTACTTTGTGTAGCTATACTGTGTGTAGTTGTACTGTATGTAGCTGTACTGTGTGTAGCTGTACTGTGTGTAGCTGTACTGTGCATGGCAGTCCTGTGTGGCAATACTGTATGTAGCTGTACTATGTgtagctgtactgtgtgtggctgtactgtgtgtagctgtactgtgtgtggcaGGACTGTATGCAGCTATACTGTGTgtagctgtactgtgtgtggctgtactgtgtgtagctgcactgtgtgtggcaGGGCTGTATGTCGCTATACTATGTGTACTATGTGGGTTCAATGTCAGTTGAAAgaattaatgttattatttactGGAGCTTTCCAGTGGTTTTAAATTGGTCATGAAAAGCATGTCACtgctaaaatggaaaaataatatCCTGATTTCCAGATCAGACGTCCAGTCTGGATTTTATCCATCCCACATCTGGAACCCaaataaactacattaaaaaGTGCAGTTTAattctgggagaaaaaaaaccctgcaacaTTCTAGGCTcaattttattttgacttttggACATTTTGAAAGAAGCAGCTCAGACATTTCAATAATATATAATAGATTTAACCtctccccccccttctctctccctctccctctctctcgcgaGGTGACTTTGAC
This region of Electrophorus electricus isolate fEleEle1 chromosome 11, fEleEle1.pri, whole genome shotgun sequence genomic DNA includes:
- the ppm1k gene encoding protein phosphatase 1K, mitochondrial — its product is MSAALLARLIAHGGSRVCHRVARKSARAPPEEPWRSVHSPSGARHSNSRFDPDSSGRPTTWDSFGIWDNRIDEPILLPPSIRYGKPIPKVSLSRVGCVSHIGQRKENEDRYQLSQLTDNILYFAVYDGHGGAEAADFCHKYMEGHIKDLLTEGENLELVLTKAFLSVDKALARHLHFVADASVLSSGTTATVALLRDGIELVVASVGDSRAMLCRKNKALKLTVDHTPERKDEKERIRNSGGFVSWNSLGQPHVNGRLAMTRSIGDFDLKNAGVIAEPETRRISLHHVHDSFLALTTDGINFIMNSQEICDVINQCNDPREAAQRISEQALQYGAEDNSTVLVVPFGAWGKHKSSDVSFSFSRSFVSSGRWA